In Aedes albopictus strain Foshan chromosome 3, AalbF5, whole genome shotgun sequence, the genomic window cgttgagcttctgatagaacttccgtgtttcttgggaacggcacagcagttccatttcttcacactccgcttcttccaggcggcgctttttctcccggaagagacgggtctgctgcttccgcttctgcctgtatcgctccacattctgtcgggttccatgctgcagcattaccgcccgcgctgcatccttctcctccagaaccgctctgcactcttcgtcgaaccattcgttccgtcgattccgttccacgtacccgatggtgctctcggctgcgtcgttgatggctgctttcactgtatcacctgaagtcatatagcgttattatttttccgtcgatgcacgtatagcgcctccactttcgtACGCATAacgcacttttactgcatcttatgcgatgtaactttaccgaaTAAAAGTACGTattacatgaacataaacttcattatacgagcAAATTGGTTGGCTAGGAGCTGAATTCCAGCCTCACCATTTGCCAAGTAGTCTAGGATAGTCAAATGCCTCTaactttttttatgcaattcagcatcataattaaaattttatataactcatgttggtatcataatggccaatttttccgaactggttcattatgtaactgaaatgagttgcataatgaaaaaaagttgtataatgttcataatgcaactcatttcatttagcataaaattttgtatggaactcgttgcaaaactcgatttttcagcactttccgtatttatccaactcggcaagcctcgtacgactcgtgctgaaaaaatcatctttttgcaactcgttacataaataacttttttatttcaccaAGCAGAAGGAAACAAATGAAAAACCTTCTAAAAACTCGGAGATTTGTAACAAATTTCGGGCTTGATCATTTTTAAAAATACGGGTGTGGGTCGGGTCCGGGTTCGAAAAATTTCCAAACTttcgggtcgggtttgaatagAGTCGGGTTCTAGTTGGGTTTGGTTAGCAGTGTATGTAAATCGGTACTTAAGTaattcacagcgtaacaaaaattaactttttgtctgtctcaagagcaaacttatgtgtctccgaaggattttgggccgctgaatccgaatccgggctcagatttgctctaacacgtcacaattttgagctatacctcaatttatagggcaaaatatgcgattttgggcttttttgactgcaagccattaagcaaggaaatatttcttttaagcaatcaaaaggttaattggtcaattaacatctaaattaacgactcatgcaaaatatttcgttttaccaaatcgaatttgatagttttaagcgatttatgttaggtacgatatttcccatataagtcaccctccaaaagttacatgcaagttttcatgctaacataaaatgcttaaatctatcaaatttgattaggtaaaacgaaatattttgcatgagtcgttaatttagatgttaattgaccaattaaccttttgattgcttaaaaaaaatatttccttgcttaatggcttgcagtcaaaaaagcccaaaatcgcatattttgccctataaattgaggtatagctcaaaattgtgacgtgttagagcaaatctgagcccggattcggattcagcggcccaaaatccttcggagacacataagtttgctcttgagacaaaaaaatgttgcgctgtgttatttatgcaacgagttgcaaaatgaagatttttactaTGACAAAAAAAACATTGGATTATGATTATATCAATCAGTATCAGTAGATGTTGCCACACAAATTTCATCAGAGTCGGTTAAGTATTGACGGAGAAATCTCCGACGCGTGAATATTAGTTTTTTGGAATCTTCTTCACTTATTATGAAAATGATTCAGGCTATAACTTCGCTGTTAGTgtgtcaaaacgtctgaaaatttggctCTAAGTTTTCAACATAATAAATATTTAGTGgtaaaaatttcatcgaaattggttgagcattttttttataaaattcaaaACTCAAACCGCTTTACAGTGAATTTTAGGCACTTCTTTACAATTTTAACCTCCGTTTACAGTATTTCAACTCTAAAACTGTCAATACTGCAGCGATTCTTAATAATACTGGAGAGTGTTAACCTTATATAATAACatgttttcaatcaaattttgagccattttggctTAAGACTTTGAAAGTTAGAAAACTTtgatacgtctatttgtctgtgtatatatatatatatataaagataaaacatatgtaaaaccACTTTTATAAAACACgctaacgcaaaaaaaaaaaacttttcaataggacagattagtgaagtactagatttatagtaatgagctgaattttagtatggtgagaaggtcaattctcagtttctgcaatgaaatggcgcaaaaagtgtggatattatgattccttgcctaatttatgctgtttgagcaaaactttgggtaacaatcagggacgtgcaatttcgaaaggaaaacatgacgcacgaaagctgtagcaaatcgtttcccatgcgacgggactgctgtgatgcttcatctctcacccagcaacacactcgttcgttgctgctacagaaacaagtgtgtatgaaacatggaatgatacacttggattttcgtttcatttatgagtcattgaaatacttcaacatgctaaaaacactaattaaaccacatttttaaatagtggtgcacgccaatagaatgataattatgttttatgaaagaggataacaaattcgaccacttaaatccaattaaccggcgcccgtaaccattgagagactagcgcgcaccagtgagacattaatgctctgacgggtgaagcacaagcaatgcgaccgaaTGGGAGagtaccgagtgctacgatgagtggaaaagttttttttaacgaccgagtcattagaaaaatgtatgaaacacttgaagtgactcattcaaatgttgcatgaaagtgtatcattgaaacgaaattgtacgcccctgttgtactaacaatgttgttgttttttctatttcttgcaacataaacaacatagttatccaaagttttgctcaaacagcatcaattcaggcaaggaatcataatacccacgctttttgcaccattttattgcagaaacggagaattgaccttctcaccatacaaaaattcagctcattactacaaatctagtactacaccgaacgtgccccattgttaaACACTAACATAACCTAGGATGTTAGCATGactaccagattttttttcactttacctaaccgtgcatttcatggggtttcaaaggcgttccagggacgttccagggatgttccagagagCTTCAGAaaggttccagtggttttcaatgggtttcaaggacgttccaaaggtgttcaagagggattcagagtgaaaagggggtcccaggagtatttcaaggcgttccagggtgttcaggagcaacccacgggtttgAAGGGATTTCAGTGTCGTTCCATGAGTGTTATTGGGGGTAGAGTAGGTCCCATGGGTTtctaggagtgtttcaggggctttcaaaggcgtacttttctcctgccgttttcgcttctaatcaaatctttccAGCCATGTTTGCATCTAgccatgtttaaaacgatttcagtaacTAGAGTTCTCTTCAAATGAGCGATTTCTTGTCATTTAAATTAATTGTCACTAGCTAGTCTCAGGCTGGGCACATAACacgaaaaacccaaaaaaaatccgccagagtgaaaaaatatcggatgtcgggtcaagttttatcaaatgttggaccactgttggacccacatcggataactgttgggtctatgttgggtttggtgcccaaaatagaaacaggtcaatgataggtttatgtcgggttatacgtcatcaattacgaacaaagcttcaacaattagcgaaaaccgtccaacattaggatgagctagcttacggaagcgttcaacatttggattACATACTTCCTATACAAATGTTcaattttctcttaaaaaatagaatttaagggaatacaaattaaaTGGGAAGTATTAGAaatgagtagatctagacgttcactggatatttttcaactaaagtgcaattatgcacggaaaaaacgaacgaaaacaaaaatgccagtactaatcgTTCAATAATTATAATTGGAGAATTACCCTATGTAACGCTTGAgtcagaaatactgaaccgattacaatgtttttttttctgtaggagGCGTATGTATATATAAATATTGtgttaaaatttcattcgatttgttGTTCATTAACCTCTATAAGTGTTCTCTACTTCTGGTCGACAAAACattttatgcgaggtatgcacttcaaacgtaatcgctcaagtaatttccgttcactgcattatttttccgtgaccgaaatggtcaagaaatttaacacagcaagccccagaaatttcttgcgatctgcgtactacccattacgATGGATATCGAGTCAAAACGCTTATTTCAGATTAGATCTCATGAATGTGTTGAGTATGAGAAAGCGGaataaattaataattttgaatttttgagtGTCGGTATTGAAGTTCCTAGTGTAGAGTACTAATTCATTGTTAAAAGACACACAGCACTTCTTTTCGCAAACTTTCTTTGCCAAGGTGCGTTTTTCTTCATttgctcccgctgctgtattgagtgaatgttagtATTTGTGAGTTGGTCTGGTTGCGCACGATAAGCGGCAataaaatcagatcaccgtagcaccctCTTGTGTCCATTTTTGTGTCATAGTAGCTAGTCAGGTTTTTAGTTTTCGTATGTTTCGTACGACTATCCACCAACGCAACCGCGAAACCAAACCAAATGCGGTGTCTAGGAAAAGAACTTTATTAAAACAGACAATTCAGCGCAAAGCTTTTAGCAGCATACGAGGGACGGTGCAAGTTTATATCCCCTGAGgaaggccgagtccaatggccgaagcgtcggaattaaacaagtagcacttgtcttgattttacgctagactgaaaagccacccgaaaacagttCATTCTACAGTCGAACCTAATTCAAAAATTAAGAATTGGGCTGTTTTAAGTTAGAAATGATGTAAGATTTTGGAATCACCTTTGGTCAAAGCGACGATTCGTACTTCAGTAATTCAGTACAAGTTTCAAGCTCCCAACGTCATAATGAACATCATTTCATCGATTTCAGTTTTACAAAATGCAAGTcatcatgattttgaaaaaaaaaaaaaatatacataggTATAATCGTTCTTGCTAACTATTGATTTATTTGAAAGATGTTCAATTACACACCGGTGTTCGAGCTGATGAAGCTGCGGATGCCAGGAACACCAACGTTAACATAAACGCCAGCAAGAGGGCCCCCGCACTGAACTGCACCCCACGACACAATACCGAATTGGAATCCTCCAGCGACAAGTGGGCCACCGCTGTCACCGTTGCAGGCGTCACGTCCTGGCTCTCCGGCGCAAACCATGCTGCAAGTGTAAGTAGATATGTAAGGAATACGTCACATTCTAGCAGATCAGCAGAAGGCCCTACGTGTTGGTGATACGGGCGGTTCCCCACTGACTACGGCAAGTGGCCATGGAAACGACGGGAATGTTCACAGCACGCAGGTTGGTTGgcagagatcctccaggagtagTCAAACCCCATCCGGAAACAACGGAGCGGGTACCAGCGGGGAAAGCGGTTCCACTTGGCATAAGGGCGATCGGCGAGATGTTAGCTCCACTGAACGTGGTGGTCGCTCGCAGAAGCGCCACATCGCTGTCTAAGGTGTTGGTGTTGTACTGATGATGGATCACGATCTGAGCAACACCGAAGATGACTCCTCCGGACACACGGCTGGCGCTTCCTCCACGCAGAGTAATCTAAATGAATTAACAAAGTGACATTCGCTGTATTGATCATACACAGTGACCGAGAACAGTCCCGGGAAATCTCGACAAGAAGGAGAAACTAGCGCGAACGGAAAACACACCGATGTCTGCGACAAAGAGACACCGATCTTCACCCGGAGATGAAAGGCCAGGAGGCTCTAAAAGGCAGAAAGAAACTCTGCGCAAGCGAATGGCCACCGCAGATGCAGAACAGGTCGGTGTCAGCCAGACCCAGTGGCAGACAAGGCGAAGCAGACGAACGCAGGCGCAAGACCGAAAGCAATTAGGAGAAGCATTAACGGTGAAGCGATTGTGGTGAAGACCAGTGAGGAAAGCTACCTTGAGGTTCTACGTACCATAAGAACGGCTCCGGAGCTAAAGGACTTCGGTGCGGACGTACAGAAAGTCAGGCGTACACGGCCCGGAGAAATGATCTTCGAACTGAAAAAGGACTCGAAAAACAAGCGCTCTTCGTATAAGGAGCTTACAACGAACGTCGTATGAGACACTGCGCAGGTCCGAGCTGTTACGCCAGAAGCACTTCTGCAATGCGTCGACATAGACGTAGTACTAACACATTATTAACTGGAGCCAAAGGGATCGGCATGTGGCATGGCAAATGTGGCTAACACACTAGAATAGAATAACATCACAAATAGAATAACATATTGCACGGGAGCCAAAGGGCTCAGTACAAAGACTAGAATAACGAATTGGTAATGGTGCACAAGACAcctaacgcctcccctccgaagaaaaactgcatggtggtaccggagaggaatttaaggtggaggtgaactaggagagtgtttttagtgaataggcgcacattcgaatcccacacagcgcatttagaagatttttggactcctagaataaaacacacacacacacacacacacacacacacacacacacacacacaaaaaaggaaattctaaaaaaatatacgTACGGCTTGTACGGAAGGTTGAGGAAAGACACAATGAGCTGCAGACAAGGCCCAGCTGGTGGAGATGACGGAGGCACCGCAGATGTGGTTTCCATTTAGGCGAAGTGACAGTTGGTACGGGAAGTTGGCAATGCTGACTTcgtttcctccaacaattctgcCCTCGAACTCTGGAACCTCATAACCTTCCAAGTCAGCCGGGCGAACCGTGTTGAACTTCAGCCAGAGGTCCTCTTCAGGACCGGCAAGAGCCGACACCACACACAGTGCTAGAACGATACAGGCCTTCATTGTCACTTCAATCTCTACTGGAGGCTAACATTGGCTGAATTCTACTTTTATACGCGGAACATTCTTATCTACGTTTTTAGTTAATCATGCGTAAAAgccttgaaaaacaatttcacatTAATCTTTCTTCGAACTACTCCGTAATCAGTAACGTGCGTTGAAAGGTAATCCATTCAAAATACAAAGATAACAGGGGAAGTTTATTCAAGCATCGAAATTCCAAGAAATGAACTTTTTCGACAATGCTCGATAATGGTGAGATCAGATAACAACGAAATTTGAAGAAAAACATCAGTcatacacaaataaaaataacgagatttacacgtcatgtaaacttcagttttgtcatgtaaacttacttttatgatggtttacatgatatatcatgtaaatttgttttatatgtcatgtaagcacacagagtcatgctgaattgcatgacatataatggaagtttacatgatattttacgagttttacatgatatgtcatgtaaacttctgtgatatcccacgctccaattatgtgaaTCATATGTCCCAGATTTTTACACTCTTTTTCGAGCTGTGTAGGTATTTACCCGCGGACAACACTCAATTTTGCCGAAATTCGTCAAATTACGAAAAGTTACGAAACTAATTTCTGCTTGGTGAAATTATACGattaacacgctaagtaccgacgggcaaaaaaatcgtggaactgtttttttgcacatccacatctcagcagttagtgaaccaaatttcaatcattTTGCGCTAACGGagtcc contains:
- the LOC109402840 gene encoding uncharacterized protein LOC109402840; translated protein: MKACIVLALCVVSALAGPEEDLWLKFNTVRPADLEGYEVPEFEGRIVGGNEVSIANFPYQLSLRLNGNHICGASVISTSWALSAAHCVFPQPSVQAITLRGGSASRVSGGVIFGVAQIVIHHQYNTNTLDSDVALLRATTTFSGANISPIALMPSGTAFPAGTRSVVSGWGLTTPGGSLPTNLRAVNIPVVSMATCRSQWGTARITNTMVCAGEPGRDACNGDSGGPLVAGGFQFGIVSWGAVQCGGPLAGVYVNVGVPGIRSFISSNTGV